From the Daucus carota subsp. sativus chromosome 8, DH1 v3.0, whole genome shotgun sequence genome, one window contains:
- the LOC108198491 gene encoding pectinesterase inhibitor 10 codes for MKSRLIIISFSLFFVSSAEAICVPRNKTTPSPSPDTPPNLRPVSIPLPFSAKAPTPSLLPSPLRSPRFPIPLSPAPKAPSPAAKAPSTILGTITSPLPRPGGGGNNPALQKICGGTDYPDVCSSTLGPVAGPASDVSAVLGVAIKAGSDFAKTAVDAAGKLASRPGLPPDDASPIKDCKDSYDDAVYNFQNAADALTKKDVGTMNTMLSAALTDVGDCQDAFEGQSSPLAAFSDTLKKMASNCLAIVDQMNK; via the coding sequence ATGAAGTCCAGATTAATCATTATCTCCTTTTCTCTGTTTTTCGTTAGTTCTGCAGAGGCAATATGTGTTCCGCGCAATAAGACCACCCCGTCTCCATCCCCGGATACGCCTCCAAATTTGAGGCCTGTGTCAATACCGTTGCCATTTTCAGCCAAGGCTCCAACACCTTCATTGTTGCCTTCACCGTTACGTTCACCCAGGTTTCCAATACCTTTGTCACCGGCTCCAAAGGCACCATCACCAGCTGCAAAAGCACCATCAACAATACTTGGTACTATAACGTCTCCACTTCCAAGACCAGGTGGAGGCGGCAACAATCCAGCCCTCCAAAAGATATGCGGTGGTACTGACTATCCCGACGTCTGTTCATCAACACTCGGTCCTGTAGCAGGCCCGGCAAGTGATGTTTCAGCTGTACTTGGTGTGGCAATAAAGGCTGGCTCAGATTTCGCCAAAACAGCAGTAGACGCGGCTGGTAAACTGGCTAGCAGACCAGGGCTTCCACCAGATGATGCTTCACCGATCAAAGATTGTAAAGACAGTTATGATGATGCTGTATATAATTTCCAAAATGCAGCTGATGCACTGACTAAAAAAGACGTGGGGACCATGAATACCATGCTTAGCGCAGCCCTGACAGATGTCGGAGATTGTCAGGATGCATTTGAAGGACAAAGTTCCCCGTTAGCCGCGTTTTCTGATACGCTAAAGAAGATGGCTAGCAACTGTCTTGCGATAGTCGATCAGATGAACAAATAA
- the LOC108198488 gene encoding DELLA protein RGL1, translating into MERTSEASSLASLELLNTFGCRLKRLRVEQGNNICYNAVSVPSRKELSTVDIIKVAMDKFLGLSSQSCGDPCMLVHSGYSGLSSEIDDEVEPVLFLLASADKVANEQFDRARKLLSMCRHLASCTGSPVQRLVYYFAQALEEKINRKLGIVSSEGRDDCKRWLLSLEEATITLQPPLVAFGLAVPSCLVYKSAGIQSILEAMASATRIHLIDLGLRNGMHWPFLMQALAVRHECPIESLTITALVTSSEEMIKDTGKRLSQFAYTLGLNFYFKIARVPDINDIKEDSFEIGAGERIGVYSSMLMRNVVGQLGQFETLMRVLKNLHPAVMVMIELEAETTSADFMDRFIGGLIHYSALFDAVDLCLGDSNPQRMPMEGYYFCPGIRQIVTFDVEERAAWDLKIKDWRALFNSFNIVEKELSSSSLYQASLVIKNSSFSSLCTLSMDGKSLLSEWRGTPLFTLSAWEFLP; encoded by the coding sequence ATGGAAAGGACGAGTGAAGCATCTTCATTAGCATCACTGGAGCTTCTGAACACGTTCGGATGCAGATTGAAGCGGTTAAGAGTTGAGCAGGGAAACAACATTTGTTATAATGCAGTGAGTGTTCCTAGTCGAAAGGAGTTATCCACAGTGGATATTATCAAGGTGGCAATGGACAAGTTTCTGGGATTGAGTTCACAGAGTTGTGGTGATCCCTGCATGCTTGTCCATTCGGGGTATTCTGGGCTTTCGAGTGAGATTGATGATGAGGTGGAGCCTGTACTTTTTCTTTTAGCTTCTGCTGACAAAGTGGCTAATGAGCAGTTTGATCGTGCAAGAAAGTTGTTGAGCATGTGTAGGCACTTGGCTTCTTGCACTGGTAGTCCAGTTCAAAGGCTTGTTTACTATTTTGCTCAAGCTCTTGAAGAAAAAATCAATAGAAAATTAGGAATTGTTTCTTCAGAGGGCCGCGATGATTGCAAGAGATGGTTATTGTCTCTGGAAGAAGCAACAATCACTCTGCAACCCCCTTTAGTTGCATTTGGCCTAGCAGTTCCCTCCTGTCTTGTTTACAAATCTGCAGGAATCCAGTCCATCTTGGAAGCCATGGCCTCCGCAACAAGGATTCATTTGATTGATCTCGGGCTCAGAAATGGAATGCATTGGCCTTTTCTCATGCAAGCCTTAGCAGTTCGACATGAGTGCCCTATTGAGAGTCTGACAATTACAGCTCTTGTAACGTCGTCAGAGGAAATGATCAAGGACACTGGCAAGAGGCTGTCGCAATTTGCTTATACCCTAGGACTGAACTTCTATTTCAAAATAGCACGAGTACCCGACATAAATGATATCAAGGAGGACTCTTTTGAGATAGGAGCCGGGGAGAGAATTGGCGTCTATTCTTCAATGCTTATGAGGAATGTTGTTGGCCAACTAGGCCAATTTGAAACTCTAATGAGAGTACTTAAAAACCTGCATCCGGCTGTAATGGTTATGATTGAGCTAGAAGCTGAGACAACTTCAGCAGACTTTATGGACCGGTTCATTGGAGGCCTAATCCACTACAGTGCTCTGTTTGATGCAGTTGATCTTTGCTTAGGTGACTCCAATCCGCAAAGAATGCCAATGGAAGGATACTACTTCTGTCCAGGAATCCGACAAATAGTCACCTTCGACGTTGAGGAAAGAGCAGCTTGGGATTTGAAGATTAAGGATTGGAGGGCCTTATTCAATAGCTTCAACATTGTGGAGAAGGAGCTTAGCTCATCATCACTATATCAAGCAAGCCTTGTTATAAAGAACTCTAGCTTTAGTAGTTTGTGCACACTTAGCATGGATGGGAAAAGCTTGCTTTCTGAGTGGAGAGGAACGCCACTTTTCACACTTTCTGCTTGGGAGTTCCTCCCATGA
- the LOC108198841 gene encoding DELLA protein RGL3: protein MNSIYARTLEQCEEATGESDNVKARTKSLPLASIELLKKCGSKRNHFGFEENVELNLHVPGNTGNRVLSVEDVMMIAKEKYIQYISHTPDDLSMLFHPLNNHYSGLSGEAAEDIELVVFLLASAETFVNRQFHQMINLLSMCYQLATPDGNPIKRLVFYFAEALKERIQQETGNALLGGMGHQRRKTMQLQDALTMLHPAAIACHQQLPVSQVIQFASMQAILDNVSTSSRIHLVDIGIKNGLYWVIFMQALSVRHECPLELLKITAVISSSRESTEVIGKRLSSFAQSINLPFSFNIVVTSMEDLMEEVFSFETEETVAFFSHVYLSTMLAWPNRLAALMGVMKKIRPRVMVVVEIEAHTNSPALMDRFIEALFLYGSLFDCLENCMDRCSQFRKTIEAVYLWEGIQNLVTSEGELWIHRHEKIDYWRDVFGRFGLVEMELSKSSLSQADLVLKKNPCGKFCTLAMNGKSLICGWKGAPISSVSAWEFRQE from the coding sequence ATGAATTCCATTTATGCTAGAACTTTGGAACAATGTGAAGAAGCAACTGGAGAATCAGATAATGTTAAAGCGAGGACTAAAAGCCTTCCACTTGCGTCAATCGAGCTCTTGAAAAAATGTGGCAGTAAGAGGAACCATTTTGGTTTTGAGGAGAATGTTGAGTTGAACTTGCATGTTCCAGGTAATACAGGTAACCGTGTGTTATCAGTGGAAGATGTTATGATGATTgcgaaagaaaaatatattcagTACATCTCCCACACTCCTGATGATCTTTCCATGCTCTTCCATCCACTTAATAACCACTACTCAGGTCTATCTGGTGAGGCTGCCGAAGATATAGAGCTTGTAGTGTTTCTTCTAGCTTCTGCTGAGACATTCGTGAACAGACAATTTCATCAAATGATAAATTTGCTTAGCATGTGCTATCAGTTGGCTACCCCCGATGGTAATCCAATTAAAAGACTTGTCTTTTATTTTGCTGAAGCTCTTAAGGAAAGGATTCAACAAGAAACAGGAAATGCGTTGTTGGGAGGAATGGGACATCAAAGAAGGAAGACAATGCAGTTACAGGATGCTCTGACAATGCTGCATCCTGCTGCAATTGCATGTCATCAGCAACTTCCAGTTAGTCAAGTAATCCAATTCGCTTCTATGCAAGCTATATTGGATAATGTTTCAACATCAAGCAGGATTCATTTGGTTGATATAGGTATCAAAAATGGTTTGTACTGGGTAATATTTATGCAAGCTCTTTCTGTTCGACATGAATGCCCCCTTGAGCTTCTTAAGATAACTGCGGTTATATCTTCATCCAGAGAGAGTACTGAAGTGATAGGTAAGAGGTTATCATCTTTTGCCCAAAGCATAAACTTGCCGTTTTCATTCAATATAGTTGTCACAAGCATGGAAGATCTAATGGAAGAGGTGTTTAGCTTTGAGACTGAGGAAACTGTAGCATTCTTTTCACATGTATATCTGTCAACCATGTTGGCGTGGCCCAATCGCTTGGCAGCATTGATGGGAGTGATGAAGAAAATCCGACCACGAGTAATGGTGGTCGTAGAAATAGAGGCACATACAAATTCGCCTGCTCTCATGGATCGCTTTATTGAAGCACTCTTTCTATATGGTTCACTTTTTGATTGTCTCGAGAATTGCATGGATCGATGCAGTCAATTTAGGAAGACAATAGAAGCCGTATACCTCTGGGAGGGGATTCAGAATCTTGTTACAAGTGAGGGCGAGTTGTGGATACATCGCCATGAGAAGATCGACTATTGGAGAGATGTTTTTGGAAGGTTTGGATTAGTGGAGATGGAGCTAAGTAAATCATCTTTGAGCCAAGCAGACCTTGTTCTTAAGAAGAATCCTTGTGGTAAATTTTGCACATTGGCTATGAACGGAAAATCCTTAATTTGTGGGTGGAAGGGAGCACCAATAAGTTCTGTCTCTGCATGGGAGTTTCGTCAGGAATAG
- the LOC108197199 gene encoding omega-hydroxypalmitate O-feruloyl transferase, whose amino-acid sequence MLLASSAGKSSSDSEYYYLSNLDQNIASIIQTVYCFKPDGDKKSTEGVGLVIRESEMVYKAFNFDQEKLMRLKKLIMEDGTIKNCSTFVALTALVWRARTEALQMKPDQQLKLLFAVDGRSRLVNPPLPKGYFGNGIVLACSVSNAGDLVNKPLC is encoded by the exons ATGTTACTGGCCTCTTCTGCTGGGAAGTCATCATCTGATTCAG AATACTATTACTTGTCGAATCTCGATCAGAATATTGCTTCAATAATTCAGACAGTGTATTGTTTTAAGCCTGATGGTGACAAGAAGAGCACAGAAGGTGTTGGACTTGTTATAAGAGAATCTGAGATGGTTTACAAAGCATTCAACTTCGATCAAGAGAAGCTAATGAGGTTAAAGAAGTTGATCATGGAAGACGGGACCATCAAGAACTGCTCCACATTTGTGGCCCTCACGGCCTTGGTGTGGCGGGCAAGAACTGAAGCTCTTCAGATGAAACCAGACCAACAACTCAAGCTATTATTTGCTGTTGACGGAAGATCAAGATTGGTGAATCCTCCCTTGCCGAAGGGCTATTTTGGGAACGGGATTGTGCTAGCGTGTAGTGTGAGTAATGCCGGAGATTTGGTGAACAAGCCATTGTGCTAG
- the LOC108197408 gene encoding ubiquitin-conjugating enzyme E2 32, whose amino-acid sequence MADDKYNRKNPAVKRILQEVKEMQSNPSDDFMSLPLEENIFEWQFAIRGPSETEFEGGIYHGRIQLPSEYPFKPPSFMLLTPNGRFETQTKICLSISNHHPEHWQPSWSVRTALVALIAFMPTNPNGALGSLDYKKEERRVLAVKSREAAPKFGNPERQQLIDEIHAYMLSKAPPVPQISSGEAGEENSLNGEGEANGSAKDAGAQVADGGTSNPTEDDRILENRHEAPLNANPIPEELAVARPVIDGPLGQPQLLQRPDTRMQKPADDRLLTLAAVGLTIAIAFLLLKKFLKASEYGAVFMDGS is encoded by the exons ATGGCGGACGACAAGTACAACCGGAAGAATCCGGCAGTGAAGAGGATTCTACAGGAGGTTAAAGAGATGCAATCCAATCCTAGTGATGATTTCATGAGCCTCCCTCTCGAG GAGAATATATTTGAGTGGCAATTTGCAATAAGAGGACCAAGTGAAACAGAGTTCGAGGGAGGTATATATCACGGAAGAATTCAGCTGCCTTCGGAATACCCATTCAAGCCGCCATCATTTATGTTGTTGACG CCGAATGGACGGTTTGAAACCCAAACGAAGATATGCTTGAGTATATCGAATCATCATCCCGAGCACTGGCAGCCATCTTGGAGtg TTCGTACAGCTTTAGTAGCACTCATTGCATTTATGCCAACCAATCCAAATGGGGCACTGGGCTCACTAGATTATAAGAAAGAAGAACGGCGTGTCCTCGCTGTTAAATCCCGTGAAGCTGCTCCAAAGTTTGGAAATCCTGAACGTCAACAGTTAATTGATGAG ATTCATGCCTACATGTTGAGCAAGGCACCCCCAGTTCCTCAAATAAGCTCTGGAGAGGCTGGTGAAGAAAACTCTTTGAACGGAGAAGGGGAAGCGAATGGAAGTGCTAAAGACGCTGGTGCACAAGTTGCTGATGGTGGAACTTCTAATCCTACAGAAGATGATAGGATACTGGAGAACAGGCATGAAGCTCCTCTGAATGCAAACCCTATCCCGGAAGAATTGGCCGTTGCTAGGCCGGTTATTGATGGACCCTTAGGTCAGCCGCAGCTGCTACAAAGGCCAGATACTAGGATGCAAAAACCTGCTGATGATCGCCTTCTTACATTGGCTGCAGTAGGACTGACTATTGCTATTGCTTTCCTTCTCTTAAAGAAGTTTCTGAAAGCGAGTGAATATGGTGCTGTCTTCATGGATGGATCATGA
- the LOC108198998 gene encoding scarecrow-like protein 18, with the protein MVIEMFPSEQISSRCIPNEFGYSKDYYFRKEGNAERKTQWNGIEECEEWRSYNLFRQNTTTQGNLFLSTKQQGLISSAEITNFDELCYDIKPLSSQLSLEELTNFATIHSEFQELITLQESSSGIKLNNETKFGQADYEHFDLPIYDTTCANAGLSERLSTKDFLRLGGEKFIQSSSSVFNNFDLSHPYTTSLSGLSVEDHRDIEIIQNLLASAEKVGEQQFSRASHLLSHCHQCSSIKGTPVQRIVYYFSQALQQKIDQETGRRKINGAGKMQSLVLQDTLMNPNPSLLASYQKVPFSQVILFTALQVMIENVSEATRIHIIDLEVRNGLHLSMLMEALAARSDCPLEHLQVTAVGTISEHKIKETGKRLISVAQSLNLSFSFNVVMVADMLDHNESHFKLDTKETCAVYAPCILSSMIDRPSRLEHLMTVIQKINPRVMIVTEVEADHNSPVFVNRFIEALFYYSAVFDSMEECMDHSDEDRIISESINLGSAITNIVVFEGEERKIRHVNSNVWKAFFSQFGMVETELSRASLYQAKLLVDNFACASSCTLEMIGKSLSIGWKGTPILSVSALKFH; encoded by the coding sequence ATGGTGATAGAGATGTTTCCTTCTGAGCAAATTAGCTCTCGGTGCATTCCTAATGAATTTGGCTATTCCAAGGACTATTACTTTCGGAAAGAAGGGAATGCAGAGAGAAAGACTCAGTGGAATGGAATAGAAGAGTGTGAAGAATGGCGCAGCTATAATTTGTTCCGTCAGAATACCACAACTCAGGGAAATCTTTTCTTGTCTACGAAGCAGCAAGGCTTGATATCCTCTGCAGAAATCACAAATTTTGATGAGTTGTGCTATGATATTAAGCCTTTATCATCTCAGTTATCTCTGGAAGAGCTTACAAATTTTGCCACAATCCATTCAGAATTTCAAGAGTTAATTACACTGCAGGAGTCTTCTTCCGGTATTAAACTTAACAATGAAACGAAGTTCGGGCAAGCAGATTATGAACATTTTGATCTGCCCATCTATGATACAACCTGTGCTAATGCTGGCCTTTCTGAAAGACTATCAACAAAGGATTTTCTGCGTTTGGGCGGAGAGAAGTTCATCCAATCCAGTTCTTCTGTTTTTAACAACTTCGATCTAAGCCATCCATATACAACTTCGCTTTCGGGCCTTTCAGTTGAGGATCATAGAGACATTGAAATCATCCAGAATCTTCTAGCTTCTGCTGAGAAAGTAGGGGAACAACAATTTAGCCGTGCAAGCCACCTCCTCAGCCATTGTCATCAGTGTTCTTCCATCAAAGGAACACCTGTTCAAAGAATAGTGTATTACTTCTCGCAGGCTCTTCAGCAGAAAATTGACCAGGAAACTGGAAGGAGAAAAATAAACGGTGCTGGAAAGATGCAGTCGCTTGTGTTACAAGACACGTTAATGAACCCGAACCCAAGCCTCCTTGCAAGTTATCAGAAGGTGCCTTTCTCACAAGTCATCTTATTTACTGCCTTGCAAGTGATGATAGAAAATGTATCAGAGGCAACGAGGATCCATATAATTGACCTTGAGGTTCGAAATGGTTTGCATTTGTCAATGTTGATGGAAGCCTTGGCAGCTCGATCTGACTGTCCCCTTGAGCATCTCCAGGTAACTGCTGTTGGAACTATATCTGAGCATAAGATAAAGGAGACAGGTAAACGCCTGATAAGTGTTGCTCAGTCACTGAACCTGTCCTTCTCTTTCAATGTTGTTATGGTAGCTGACATGCTGGATCACAATGAATCGCACTTTAAGCTAGACACTAAAGAAACATGTGCTGTCTATGCACCATGTATTTTGTCATCAATGATCGACAGGCCATCCCGACTAGAACATTTGATGACAGTAATTCAAAAGATTAATCCTCGTGTAATGATTGTTACTGAGGTTGAAGCAGACCATAATTCACCGGTCTTCGTGAACCGTTTCATAGAGGCTCTTTTTTACTATAGTGCAGTTTTTGATTCCATGGAAGAATGTATGGATCACAGTGATGAAGATAGGATTATATCAGAGTCGATTAACTTGGGGTCAGCAATAACAAATATCGTGGTCTTTGAGGGTGAGGAAAGGAAAATACGCCATGTTAATAGCAATGTGTGGAAGGCCTTTTTTTCACAGTTTGGAATGGTGGAGACAGAATTGAGCAGAGCATCTTTATATCAAGCTAAATTGTTAGTTGACAACTTTGCTTGTGCAAGTTCTTGCACGTTGGAGATGATAGGGAAAAGCCTTAGTATTGGTTGGAAGGGAACTCCCATTTTGTCAGTGTCagctttaaaatttcattag
- the LOC108198489 gene encoding DELLA protein RGL2 has product MSNMPSKLSNSRNIVELYSSSEDLDLDLESEQCGKRKKQINLNAAGPANSSGFGGFEDLYFDAGSPQVQSCQVQSCQDEIVEVGMVKFEDSELGESEKQKAEKFNLDSLGLLKNYGYRFRHLKGEKIEVAGCGVERDKGSERRVSTDAIIRQAGESFINSSVKRCNGFSDASHTNKLVGLSDKEAKDVELVGNLLAAAEKVGQKKLRRARKLLRKCSEWACDDGNPVQRLVYYFAAALCEKIDQHIGREMSKSLEKKVELLDFEEVVMSQKSANIAFLKEVPFAQVSQFTGVQAIIEHVAEATRVHIIDFFIMNGSNCIVLLQALAARDEHPIEHLRITAVGTKSQERLEETGKRLMTFAESVNLPFSFNLVMVADMLDLNEGLFKLNAEEVVVVQSSYLFSTLISKSDRLEYVMRVIRDINPSVMVMIENEGNHNSSVFVKRFVEALFYYGAFFDCIEDCMERSNPDRLLVELIHFSPAIQNIVVADGEDRITRQVDMSVWREFFKRFMMVELELSKSSLYHARLIVNKFACGSSCTLDRDGKCLIIGWKGTPIHSLSAWKFE; this is encoded by the coding sequence ATGAGCAATATGCCTTCGAAGCTATCAAATTCTCGTAATATTGTAGAGCTGTACAGTTCTTCTGAGGACCTTGATCTTGATCTTGAGAGTGAGCAATGTGGGAAgagaaaaaaacaaattaatttaaatgcagCCGGGCCAGCGAATTCTTCGGGTTTTGGGGGCTTTGAGGATCTGTATTTTGATGCTGGTTCACCTCAGGTTCAGTCGTGCCAGGTTCAGTCGTGCCAGGACGAGATCGTGGAGGTTGGGATGGTTAAATTTGAGGATTCGGAGCTTGGTGAGTCAGAGAAGCAAAAGGctgaaaaatttaatttggatTCACTTGGCCTTTTGAAGAACTATGGGTATAGGTTTCGACACTTGAAAGGCGAAAAGATTGAGGTAGCTGGATGTGGTGTGGAACGCGACAAGGGTAGTGAGCGTCGAGTATCAACTGATGCAATTATACGACAGGCTGGGGAGAGCTTCATTAATTCCTCTGTCAAGAGATGTAATGGCTTCTCTGACGCGAGCCACACGAATAAGCTAGTTGGTCTGTCGGATAAGGAGGCTAAAGATGTTGAGCTTGTGGGGAATCTTCTGGCTGCTGCTGAGAAAGTAGGCCAGAAGAAGCTTCGTCGTGCAAGGAAGCTCCTAAGGAAATGCTCTGAGTGGGCTTGTGATGATGGAAATCCTGTTCAGAGGCTGGTGTACTATTTTGCTGCGGCCCTTTGTGAGAAGATTGATCAGCATATTGGAAGAGAGATGTCGAAAAGTTTAGAGAAGAAGGTGGAATTGTTGGATTTTGAAGAGGTGGTGATGAGTCAGAAGTCGGCTAATATTGCATTTCTTAAGGAGGTACCTTTTGCTCAAGTAAGCCAATTTACAGGAGTGCAGGCAATAATTGAACATGTAGCAGAGGCAACTAGGGTTCATATCATCgatttttttataatgaatGGAAGCAACTGTATAGTTTTACTGCAGGCTCTTGCAGCTCGTGATGAGCACCCCATTGAGCATCTGAGAATTACAGCTGTTGGAACTAAATCGCAAGAAAGACTTGAGGAGACTGGCAAACGGTTGATGACTTTTGCAGAGTCAGTGAATTTACCCTTTTCTTTCAATTTGGTTATGGTGGCGGACATGCTTGATCTCAATGAAGGCCTTTTTAAGCTGAATGCTGAGGAAGTCGTCGTTGTCCAGTCATCTTATCTGTTTTCTACCTTGATTTCAAAGTCAGATCGACTTGAATATGTAATGAGGGTGATCAGAGACATTAATCCTAGCGTTATGGTGATGATTGAAAACGAAGGAAATCATAATTCATCGGTTTTTGTGAAACGTTTTGTAGAAGCTCTTTTCTACTATGGGGCATTTTTTGATTGTATTGAGGATTGTATGGAACGCAGCAATCCAGACAGGCTGCTTGTTGAACTGATACATTTTAGTCCTGCAATACAGAACATTGTGGTTGCTGATGGAGAGGACAGGATAACTCGACAAGTCGATATGAGTGTTTGGAgggaattttttaaaagatttatgaTGGTGGAGTTGGAATTGAGCAAGTCCTCTTTGTATCATGCAAGATTGATCGTCAACAAGTTTGCTTGTGGGAGTTCTTGCACACTTGATAGAGATGGAAAGTGCCTAATTATCGGGTGGAAGGGAACACCTATACATTCTCTTTCTGCTTGGAAATTTGAGTAA
- the LOC108199201 gene encoding universal stress protein PHOS32, with translation MAGDESKESKEMKSADRRVGVAVDFSKGSMKAVQWLVDNIARKGDYIILLNIRPPGKYEDNQMQLWKASGSPLIPSKDMSDPDLMKKYGVKPDAETLDIVMKAASQKEFMVLMKIYWGDAREKLCDAVDDIPLDCLVIGNRGFGKIKRSNSSKFIYLTKIWPRAIMGSVSNHVVNSAHCPVTVVKEQRE, from the exons ATGGCAGGTGACGAATCAAAGGAGTCTAAGGAGATGAAAAGCGCAGATAGGAGAGTTGGGGTGGCGGTGGATTTTTCGAAGGGCAGCATGAAGGCGGTGCAATGGCTGGTGGACAATATTGCTAGGAAGGGGGATTACATTATACTGCTCAACATTCGCCCTCCGGGTAAATATGAAGATAACCAGATGCAGCTCTGGAAAGCCTCGGGTTCTC CTTTGATTCCTTCAAAAGACATGTCAGACCCGGATCTTATGAAGAAATACGGGGTGAAGCCTGATGCAGAGACGCTGGATATAGTCATGAAAGCCGCTAGTCAGAAAGAG TTTATGGTATTGATGAAGATCTACTGGGGAGACGCCAGGGAGAAGCTATGCGATGCTGTGGATGATATTCCCCTCGACTGCCTTGTCATTGGAAACAGAGGGTTCGGAAAAATTAAAAGGTCTAATTCTTCCAAATTCATTTATCTTACAAAAATTTGGCCGCG GGCGATAATGGGAAGTGTGAGCAACCATGTGGTGAATAGTGCTCATTGCCCTGTGACTGTGGTGAAAGAGCAGCGTGAGTGA